One window from the genome of Cryptococcus tetragattii IND107 chromosome 2, whole genome shotgun sequence encodes:
- a CDS encoding 60S ribosomal protein eL43 — protein sequence MTKRTKKVGVTGKYGTRYGASLRKTVKKMEITQHARYSCPNCGKVAVKRTNVGIWACKGCNKSYAGGAYTFGTPSAATVRSTIRRLREVAEV from the exons ACCAAGCGAACAAAGAAGGTCGGTGTCACCGGTAAATACGGTACCCGTTACGGTGCCTCCCTCAGGAAGAC cgtcaagaagatggaaatcACCCAGCACGCTCGATACTCTTGCCCTAACTGTGGCAAG GTCGCCGTCAAGCGAACCAACGTTGGTATCTGGGCTTGCAAGGGCTGCAACAAGTCTTACGCCGGTGGTGCTTACACCTTCGGTACTCCTTCTGCCGCTACCGTCCGATCTACCATTAGACGATTGAGGGAGGTTGCTGAGGTTTAA